A region of Diospyros lotus cultivar Yz01 chromosome 3, ASM1463336v1, whole genome shotgun sequence DNA encodes the following proteins:
- the LOC127796507 gene encoding protein BIG GRAIN 1-like E, protein MSVAAGISDPEKVYKKLFHRRNDSGELDVFEATRYFAGATEVPGYRTGGTAFTHKMIMSEEKLRTWRGGRVSLDMPLRKAVDSQIHAAGEKQMIKEKKTKQPRSPGGKLASFLNSLFSQTASKKKKSKSTTQSVKDEDESPGGRRRRRSSISHFRSSSTADSKSIYSLSSSGFRTPPPFAEVRKLVSYSKFNALANAKPAINDDKRRMDYPALDAKLKNFDNGFSEKKCSRKFEEVDDGGESDSSSDLFELENYDLGYCSSDPPVYETTRLDSIKMAAPISNGAF, encoded by the coding sequence ATGTCCGTCGCCGCCGGAATCTCTGATCCAGAGAAAGTCTACAAGAAGCTGTTCCATAGGCGCAACGACTCCGGCGAGCTCGACGTGTTCGAGGCCACCAGGTACTTCGCCGGCGCTACCGAAGTTCCGGGCTACAGAACCGGCGGCACAGCTTTCACTCACAAAATGATCATGAGCGAAGAGAAGCTGCGAACCTGGAGAGGCGGCCGAGTCAGCTTGGACATGCCGCTGAGGAAAGCAGTGGATTCCCAGATTCATGCGGCGGGGGAGAAGCAGATGATCAAAGAGAAGAAGACGAAGCAGCCGAGATCGCCAGGCGGCAAGCTTGCCAGCTTCCTCAACTCTCTCTTCAGCCAAACGgcttccaagaagaagaaatccaagtcCACCACCCAGTCTGTGAAGGACGAAGACGAGAGCCCCGgcggccgccgccgccgccgcagcAGCATCAGCCACTTCCGGAGCAGCTCCACGGCCGATTCCAAGTCCATTTATTCGTTGTCAAGCTCCGGGTTCAGAACGCCGCCGCCATTTGCAGAGGTCCGCAAATTGGTATCTTATTCCAAATTCAACGCCCTCGCCAATGCCAAGCCCGCCATTAACGACGATAAAAGAAGAATGGATTATCCAGCTCTGGATGCAAAGCTGAAGAATTTTGATAATGGGTTCTCGGAGAAGAAGTGTTCCAGGAAGTTTGAAGAGGTTGACGATGGTGGAGAGAGCGATTCGAGCTCGGATTTGTTCGAGTTGGAGAACTATGATTTGGGTTACTGTTCAAGCGATCCACCAGTTTATGAAACGACCCGTCTGGATAGCATCAAGATGGCTGCACCAATTTCCAATGGTGCATTCTAG